The following are from one region of the Bacillus methanolicus MGA3 genome:
- a CDS encoding substrate-binding periplasmic protein: MRKRRSFVLSMILILALSLIVSACGTAGNKSAKDEKANSDLLQQIKDRGVIKVGVMGTYPPYNFLNDKKEMDGFDVDIAKEIAKRLGVKAEFVAQEFSGMIPGLKTEKFDIVVSQMTITDERKKQMDFTEPYITNQVKIIVRNNNNTIKTLKDFKGKNIGVGLGTNDETYLRTKVLPEVGEFNIKTYDDVITSLKDLDSGRIDATINNIYAIKPIVEKNGFKIKPVGEPIKSDQAGIAMRKGNEALLKELNKILQEMKDDGTYNKIFKKWFGEEPAK; encoded by the coding sequence ATGAGAAAAAGACGCTCATTTGTTTTAAGTATGATTTTGATCCTAGCATTAAGCCTTATTGTTAGTGCTTGTGGAACAGCTGGAAATAAATCTGCTAAAGACGAGAAAGCAAACTCTGACTTATTGCAACAGATTAAAGATAGAGGTGTTATTAAAGTTGGAGTAATGGGTACATATCCTCCCTACAATTTCTTAAACGACAAAAAAGAAATGGATGGTTTTGATGTAGATATTGCAAAAGAAATTGCGAAAAGATTAGGAGTAAAAGCAGAATTTGTAGCACAAGAATTTTCCGGTATGATACCAGGCTTAAAAACGGAAAAATTTGATATTGTTGTTAGCCAAATGACGATTACTGATGAGCGTAAAAAACAAATGGATTTTACTGAACCTTATATTACAAATCAAGTAAAAATCATTGTCCGCAACAATAACAATACTATTAAAACATTAAAAGATTTTAAGGGGAAAAATATCGGAGTTGGTTTAGGTACTAATGATGAAACATATCTTCGTACGAAAGTTCTTCCTGAAGTAGGTGAATTTAATATTAAAACGTACGATGATGTCATAACTTCATTAAAAGATTTAGATTCCGGAAGAATCGATGCTACGATAAACAATATATATGCTATAAAACCGATTGTTGAAAAAAACGGATTTAAAATTAAACCTGTTGGTGAACCAATCAAATCCGATCAAGCAGGTATTGCAATGCGTAAAGGAAACGAGGCTCTATTAAAAGAGTTGAATAAAATTTTACAAGAAATGAAAGATGACGGGACATATAATAAGATCTTTAAAAAATGGTTTGGAGAGGAACCGGCAAAGTAA
- a CDS encoding amino acid ABC transporter permease gives MDLVIDNLSFLLKGAYYTLLITIVSMFFGLIIGVIIAIARLKGNRLIKWLARAYVSIIRGTPPLVQIIIVYYGLVDYGIKLNPLNASFIALSINIGAYLSETFRGAIQSIPKGQTEAAYATGMTPWQTMRRIILPQAIRIAIPPMGNTFIGMLKETSLVSVITVTELLRSAQLLVAQYYVYMPFYIAIAIMYWIMSTGFSLILERIEKRLSIYD, from the coding sequence ATGGATCTTGTAATAGATAACCTGTCATTTTTGCTAAAAGGAGCGTATTATACGCTTCTTATTACTATTGTATCAATGTTTTTTGGGTTAATCATTGGGGTTATTATAGCGATTGCGAGGCTTAAAGGCAATCGATTGATCAAATGGTTAGCTCGCGCATATGTTTCTATCATTAGAGGGACCCCTCCTTTAGTACAGATTATTATTGTTTATTATGGGTTAGTGGATTACGGTATAAAACTAAACCCGTTAAATGCTTCATTTATAGCGTTAAGCATTAACATCGGTGCTTATTTATCGGAAACATTTCGCGGAGCGATTCAATCGATTCCTAAAGGCCAAACAGAAGCTGCTTATGCAACAGGGATGACGCCATGGCAGACAATGAGGAGGATTATCCTTCCTCAAGCAATTCGAATCGCAATCCCCCCAATGGGTAATACCTTTATTGGCATGTTAAAAGAAACCTCGCTCGTTTCCGTTATCACTGTTACAGAATTGTTGCGTTCAGCGCAATTATTAGTTGCCCAGTACTATGTATATATGCCGTTTTATATAGCGATTGCAATTATGTATTGGATCATGAGCACAGGCTTTTCTTTAATATTAGAAAGAATTGAAAAACGTTTATCAATTTATGATTAA
- a CDS encoding amino acid ABC transporter ATP-binding protein, whose product MIKTNGLSKSFSNQEVLKNINLEIYDGEIVAIIGPSGSGKSTLLRCINGLEEMTSGSLEVNGIVVDAKQRKKERNKQIRKIRLHTGMVFQQFNLYPHKTVLENVIEALLLVKKWPKAKAVEKGEKLLERVGLLEKKDVYPSRLSGGQQQRVAIARALAMEPNIMLFDEPTSALDPELVAEVLNVIKELANEGMTMLIVTHEMKFAKEVADRIIFMADGMIIEQGKPDQFFLNPQTERAMKFLNNFTVK is encoded by the coding sequence ATGATTAAAACAAACGGGTTATCGAAAAGTTTTTCCAATCAAGAAGTTTTAAAAAATATTAATTTAGAAATTTACGATGGAGAAATTGTTGCTATTATTGGTCCAAGCGGTTCCGGAAAAAGTACATTGCTTCGATGCATAAACGGTCTTGAAGAAATGACATCTGGAAGTTTAGAAGTCAATGGCATTGTGGTGGATGCAAAGCAAAGAAAAAAGGAGCGCAATAAGCAAATACGAAAAATCCGCCTTCATACAGGCATGGTTTTTCAACAGTTTAACTTATATCCTCATAAAACAGTTTTAGAAAATGTCATTGAAGCTTTATTATTAGTAAAAAAATGGCCTAAAGCGAAAGCTGTTGAAAAAGGAGAAAAATTGCTGGAGAGGGTAGGATTGCTTGAAAAAAAAGATGTATACCCATCCAGATTGTCCGGAGGCCAGCAGCAAAGAGTGGCCATTGCACGTGCACTGGCAATGGAACCTAACATTATGTTATTTGATGAACCGACTTCTGCCTTAGACCCTGAATTAGTAGCGGAGGTTTTGAATGTTATCAAAGAGCTTGCTAATGAAGGAATGACGATGTTGATTGTGACACATGAAATGAAGTTTGCAAAAGAAGTGGCAGACAGGATCATTTTTATGGCTGACGGAATGATCATCGAACAAGGAAAACCGGATCAATTTTTCTTAAATCCACAAACAGAACGTGCAATGAAATTTTTGAATAATTTTACGGTTAAATGA
- a CDS encoding QueT transporter family protein: MNVRTLVGNGILAALYIAVSMLIQPFGFTQIQFRVSEIFNHLVVFNKKYLYGMVLGVFLTNLLFSPMVAYDLVFGVGQTIISLLITIFSARFIKGIWGRMVFNTLVFTFTMFLIALELHLAFGLPFLFTWLTTAVGEFVVMIIGAPIMYALNKRLNFEKLI; encoded by the coding sequence ATGAATGTAAGAACACTTGTCGGGAATGGGATTTTGGCAGCCTTGTATATAGCTGTCTCCATGCTCATTCAGCCGTTTGGATTTACCCAAATACAATTTCGGGTTTCCGAAATCTTTAACCATCTTGTTGTCTTCAACAAGAAATATCTTTACGGAATGGTATTAGGTGTCTTTCTAACCAATCTATTATTTTCACCAATGGTTGCGTATGATCTTGTATTTGGTGTAGGACAAACTATAATTTCTTTATTAATCACCATTTTTTCTGCGCGCTTTATAAAAGGTATATGGGGGCGAATGGTGTTTAACACCCTTGTCTTTACGTTCACCATGTTCCTCATTGCTCTTGAACTTCATTTAGCTTTTGGCTTGCCATTCTTATTTACATGGTTGACAACGGCAGTTGGCGAATTTGTTGTAATGATCATTGGTGCACCAATTATGTATGCGCTGAACAAACGCTTGAATTTCGAAAAATTGATATAA